A part of Chiloscyllium punctatum isolate Juve2018m chromosome 27, sChiPun1.3, whole genome shotgun sequence genomic DNA contains:
- the LOC140453493 gene encoding SH3 domain-binding glutamic acid-rich-like protein 3: MLLSVLSESSRDSSKMSVKVYYTTVTGSREVKSQQSEVMRVMDGKGITYELIDIAQNNSLKEEMRIKSGNPKALPPQIFNGEQHCGGYEDFVEAVEMADVRKFLKLD; the protein is encoded by the exons ATGTTACTGTCAGTTTTGAGTGAGAGCAGCAGAGACAGCAGCAAGATGAGCGTGAAAGTGTATTACACGACTGTGACCGGCTCCAGGGAG gtaAAATCCCAGCAGTCAGAGGTGATGCGAGTCATGGATGGTAAAGGCATCACATATGAATTGATTGACATTGCACAGAATAACTCTTTAAAGGAAGAGATGAGGATCAAGTCAGGAAATCCCAAAGCCTTGCCTCCTCAAATCTTCAATGGCGAACAACACTGTGGG GGTTACGAGGATTTTGTAGAGGCCGTGGAAATGGCTGACGTGCGGAAGTTCCTGAAACTCGACTGA